The window gccatccgaatctcgagagccagactcccaacatgattacttcctcaaaaatcgaagagacactgctctccgaatctcgagagtcagacccccagcatgattgctttctcaaaaatcgaagaggcatcgttctccgaatctcgagagccagataccacagaccactttttcaaagtgctctgacagagttaaaacatgtgaaactggcagctcccactaccatgctatgaccaagcagggtaaaggaatagcagtactacttgttagggagactcctatatatgtcgacccccatccccaacggacaggcagacctgcaaaaatgctcaacccttcatcatatctgagagggcactcccaacgaagcctttcgaaatattcagctttctttccccccgataatacctctgcaaacaagctatactagagcaagaatatctcatatcatcagggttaaaagcaagagtatcccatatcatgctttttccctgtcttttcctttggccttgtttttacctgcaagacaaggagaaagagagcaatcagtcagcacttggaatcaagcttccagccaggatctgactgcctggaaccccttacctgattacttacctggcatggcaagtgcgaaggatacaaggaagcatgtggagacaagcgtaacagcacacgtgccgatacatccattactctgtcaaaagcaaaagtatcccatatcagcagggtggaacgtactctagatttgatggacttgttttgaccctcaaattcttcagtcggccttatactctggaggaaaccagaaaaccctccagctcagttcaagaataagcctgtggaaagttacttcttcaaaagcaaaagtatctcatatcatctcttctcatttttcttctctttatccttcatgctgctgcaagatggggagaaggtgaacaatcagtcggagctctgattgcttaccttgtctgtcacctctttcagcagaccccctagctcggcgacttgggggactcctactacatggtttgtatcgcgcttgaccaagcctgaaactacaagtaagcttcaagtgaaattgatacattaccttgtgcatctccaccagttaaagataccacccctggatggaggaagagtacttccagagaagatgccacatctacctatgagacagataaggcaagtcaagacgactccacactccgatacttagaagtttcgtgattacgagatcattctcccacaatatttcctaatgtcatttgtactaaatcattcacttgtactcactaaaggagagcttgaacctatgtacttgtgtaaacccttcacaattaatgagaactcttctattccgtggacgtagccaatatgggtgaaccacgcacatcttgtgtttgctttcctatctctatccatttatatatttatccacactaatgaccggagcaatctagcgaaaatcacaaaaagcgaccgttttagctacctaggatctatcttgcaagagaacggagaattagatggagatctcaaccatagaatacgagctggatggatgaagtgtaagaatgcatccggcgtgttgtgtgaccgtcgtaggccactgaagctcaagggaaaattttataggacggcaataaggccagcgatgttgtatggcacagaatgttgggcggtgaagcatcaacacgtacacaaaatgggtgtagcggagatgaggatgcttcgtgggatgtgtgggcacacgagaaaggataagattgggaatgaggatatccgaggtaaagtaggagtagccgaaattgtaggaaagattagagaaaatcggctccggtgatttggacatgtgcaaagaaggccgaatgacgctccggttcgaagatgtgactactggacagaggttcagggccgaaggggtagaggaagacctaggaaaactttggaagagactctaagaaaagacttagagtacttggatctaacggaggacatgacacaaaaccgagcgcaatggcgttctaggattcatatagccgaccccacttagtgggaaaaggctttgttgttgttgttgttgttgtagaaaAGATACGCATAAAATACATGTAGAGACTACATTATACAGCATAACACCCTTGCCTACAAATTTCCTTCGCATAAAAAGACTTATGACGGGGACGTACCTCCTTGAAGGAGTGAACATCACTTCCCCAAAGCCAAGCATCACAGCCTGCATCTCTAGCACCCCATATATCATTCCTACGATCATCACCTACGTGCACAGCATCCTCAGGTTTTACTCCCAATAACTCACAAGCTTTAAGAAATATTGTTGGATTTGGCTTCTCTGCTTCAACCTGTTCATATGAAATATTCATAGCATCAGCAATGACCCAACGATACCAACAACAGAGCTATTTTGTCATCAGACCAACGGATTATGTGGAGaacaaaaaaacatttaaaaaaaaaaaaaatctttttgtatgtatatatacaaatatggaATTCTCAAAAATCCCATTTAGCTTTTGCGTTCCCTTTTTGTGTCAGTCGGAGGGTGGGAGTTAAACAAGGACAGTATCACCTTCTTTCATAATTACTGCAAAATAAAGACTAATTTTGTTGGACTCAACTTCTTAGTTTCTGAACGATGGATGATATGGACAACCAATCACCTAATTCAAGAACCATGCTTACTGCAGAAGATTCTAGAATTTGCGCCTGTGTGTGTAtgcgtgagagagagagagagagagagagagagagagagagagacatgcATACTGCAGAAAGATACTAAGCAATTCACTTACTTCAGCTGACACTGCTATTGCATCAAACCATTGTTCACAATGTAGAGCATGTAAAACAGGTCTTAATCGGGTATCAAAATTTGACACAACAGCTACTTTGACACCTGCTTTCCTCAGAGCTTTAAACACTCTCTCAGCATCAGGATCACAGAGGTGCCAAGCCTATGAGAAAACACAGAAGTATATTATAAACCCACTTCACGCCTATATATTGCTACACAGAAAATGGTACTTAAAAATTACCCAACCTTGTCAGTCGTATAGTAGTTATAAAGCTCTTCAAAGTACTGAGAATCTGAGCAGCCAGTGGAAGAACTGACTATATATTGCCAGAAGGGTCTCCCATCATTTACATATCTACAACGCAAAGAGGAAACACACACTTTAAAGATAAAAGAGAAAATCAGAGAATTCACTCCAAACATGGCAGGCTTACTGCTAAACTTCTGTATTTAATGAATGAGATTAAAGGGGACACTGaaaagaaacagaaagaaaGGATTCACTTCTACTTAACCAACCCCATTGAAAACACAATGGCTAGACGGGGGAAAGCTCTATGCTAAACTTTAGGGGACTGTCAATATATTTCCCAAAATACAATAAGAAGCCACAAGACCATTAGATTGTTAGATCTTTTCCAGTCAATACTCGGTTATGAAAAAAGAAGTGAGTTGATTGCATGCAGCATCAAATCTCTACCGATAAACTTTAGAACACAGAGGCTATGAATTAGCTTCCTAGCCAGCTTCCAAAATGCCAAATAATAGCTATTACAGGCAAAAATTGATGTAAACATTTTCAATCCCATAAAATGCCAACGAATAAAAAACTAAAGACATAAAACTTACAGTTAAAACGATAGCAAATGGATTAGCAAAAACCATATGTACCCCAGTATACAAGGGGAAATAGAAACATTGAAAATGAAGATGGGAAGAGACCTGAGACGAGATCTTCCCCAAGGCTGCTCGTAAGCTCGTCTGTATCTGTTTAAAATCTCGGCCTCTGAGTACTCCACTCCATATTTCTCGCCTATCTTCCTATATATCTAtgcaaacagaaagaaaaaaaattcaatatatCAGCAGTCATAGAGACAGATAATCACGCAAGAAATAAAGAAATCCTAAAACCTGCAAAAAAGCTACAAACGGCAACCAAAATgtaattttaaaaggaaaattcCCAGGAATCCAATTCTATCACAAAAAACTCAGAAACTCAATACATGCGTAAATAATCAATATCTATTatctataaatatactcccacgATTGAAATATGCACAAGAAGTTCCTGGATTTTTATCATTTATGTATGAACATAACCCAAAACACCAAAAcggaaaatgaaagaaagaaaaaataagaaaggACACAAGATCCAAGAACTTCTATGCAGTTACAcacaaacccagaaacccaaaAGTTCAATTCATATACATACAAACCCAGAAACCTAAAGGTTCATTACAATTTACATGCATAGATAGAAAAATTGAGAAATGAAAATGTGGGTGTGCATGTAAAgcgttagagagagagagaaagagagaggaccTGAGCCATTGGTTGGGAAGGAACAACAAGGGTACCAACAGCATCAACAAGCAAAGCCTTGTGAGTGATTTCACCGTACAAAGACCTCCTATAATCTTCGTAATCTTTCACACCCAATATCTCCAACCCCATGTGCGGTGGCCTCGACCCAATGATCCCGGACTCTGGCTGCTGCGCCACCGCAAAGGTGGAATACGGCGACGTCAACCCGGCTCCACCGCCCCGGTCAACCCGAACCGGTCGCTTGAGGCCATTGGAGCAAGACCCAGATCCCAAAATTGGTGCTTTTGTTGTGAGAAGCCTAAAGAAGTTTGTTCTGGTTGCCATTAACGCCATTGCTGAAGCTTCATTTGAGGGTGTCTCCTCCTGCGCACTTGGTTTTGTATGTCGGGATTTCAGCTTTTCTTTTGGGCCAAGGAGTCTTTTACTTATTTATAGGGCCAAGGAGTGGCTTTCTTCTTTTACCAGCAGAGCTtccatcttttatttatttatttatttataattttaaatacgATTTTCTTTCTTATCTATGAATATTGTATTTTTACTCAAAATACGTCAACACATTAACTTCCATGTTGACATAAAGTCCCTATCCTAAGTCCTCACTAGGCCTAAATTTTTGCCGGAATTGAAAATACATGTTTCAAATTCCAAtccaaaaagttaaaaaaaaataagtatCAATTTTGAGAAATATTCAAATACA is drawn from Malus domestica chromosome 14, GDT2T_hap1 and contains these coding sequences:
- the LOC103454582 gene encoding uncharacterized protein yields the protein MALMATRTNFFRLLTTKAPILGSGSCSNGLKRPVRVDRGGGAGLTSPYSTFAVAQQPESGIIGSRPPHMGLEILGVKDYEDYRRSLYGEITHKALLVDAVGTLVVPSQPMAQIYRKIGEKYGVEYSEAEILNRYRRAYEQPWGRSRLRYVNDGRPFWQYIVSSSTGCSDSQYFEELYNYYTTDKAWHLCDPDAERVFKALRKAGVKVAVVSNFDTRLRPVLHALHCEQWFDAIAVSAEVEAEKPNPTIFLKACELLGVKPEDAVHVGDDRRNDIWGARDAGCDAWLWGSDVHSFKEVAQRVGVHV